Proteins co-encoded in one Streptococcus ruminicola genomic window:
- a CDS encoding bifunctional folylpolyglutamate synthase/dihydrofolate synthase, producing MNYQEALDWIHGKLKFGIKPGLKRMAWMLEELDNPQEKLAAVHVVGTNGKGSVTSYLQHIFSLAGYEVGTFTSPYIVDFRERISLNGQMISETDFLKLVERVRPVVERLSVETDLEPATEFEVITVLMFEYFGHMHPVDIAIIEAGMGGLYDSTNVFKALAVLCPSIGLDHQNILGQTYAEIAAQKAGVLKEGVPFIFATERDDVRQVFTEKAKACYSSLYEFGKDFSTSENKNGFDYHGKETLEQVCLAMPGKHQVSNASLAITAALQLRERYPKVTKEIIKAGLAKTHWVGRTELVFPNVMIDGAHNNESVQALVNVMQKYKDKHLHILFAAIDTKPIDSMLELLSQLADVDVTTFVYHNALPLEKYPSQYHKVANWQDWLKQIDLDSQDDFYLITGSLYFISQVRPVLLSRQQN from the coding sequence ATGAATTATCAAGAAGCTTTAGATTGGATTCATGGCAAGCTAAAATTTGGAATCAAACCTGGTTTAAAACGAATGGCTTGGATGCTTGAAGAACTTGACAATCCTCAGGAAAAGCTTGCCGCTGTCCACGTTGTTGGGACAAATGGTAAAGGATCAGTTACCAGCTATTTACAACACATTTTCTCACTAGCTGGTTATGAAGTTGGGACATTTACGTCACCATATATTGTTGATTTTCGTGAACGTATTAGCTTAAATGGGCAAATGATTTCTGAGACTGATTTTCTTAAATTGGTGGAACGCGTTCGCCCTGTTGTTGAACGTTTATCTGTTGAAACTGACTTAGAACCAGCCACAGAATTTGAAGTTATTACTGTTTTAATGTTTGAATATTTTGGTCACATGCACCCAGTTGACATTGCGATTATCGAAGCTGGAATGGGTGGCCTTTACGACTCAACCAATGTTTTCAAAGCTTTGGCAGTTCTTTGCCCGTCAATTGGCTTAGATCATCAGAATATTTTAGGACAGACTTATGCGGAAATAGCTGCGCAAAAAGCGGGTGTTTTAAAAGAAGGAGTTCCATTCATCTTTGCAACTGAGCGTGACGATGTTCGTCAAGTTTTCACTGAGAAAGCAAAAGCATGCTACAGCAGCCTTTATGAATTTGGGAAGGATTTTTCTACTTCAGAAAATAAAAACGGTTTTGATTATCATGGTAAAGAAACGCTTGAGCAAGTTTGCTTAGCTATGCCTGGAAAGCACCAGGTCAGCAACGCTAGTCTAGCTATTACAGCAGCCCTTCAATTGCGTGAACGTTATCCAAAAGTGACTAAAGAAATCATTAAAGCTGGTTTAGCCAAAACTCACTGGGTAGGTCGTACAGAATTGGTCTTCCCAAATGTCATGATTGACGGTGCTCACAACAACGAAAGTGTTCAAGCACTGGTTAATGTTATGCAAAAGTACAAAGATAAGCATTTGCATATTTTATTTGCGGCCATTGACACAAAGCCAATTGATTCAATGCTTGAGTTACTTAGTCAGCTAGCTGATGTGGATGTGACAACTTTTGTCTATCACAATGCACTGCCTTTGGAAAAATACCCAAGCCAATACCATAAAGTAGCTAATTGGCAAGATTGGCTTAAGCAGATTGATTTAGATAGTCAGGATGATTTTTATCTGATTACAGGCTCACTTTACTTCATTTCACAAGTGCGTCCTGTACTTTTGTCAAGACAGCAAAATTAA
- the rarD gene encoding EamA family transporter RarD — protein sequence MKKTNLGFLLGLVTYILWGFLSLYWKLLSGVSSYNTFSYRIIFTVITMLLYMLVSRNHKRYQSEIGSLIADKKKLFMMILASFLIAINWLTYIFAVAHGQATQASFGYYIMPLVSILLAVIFLHESLSSWMLSAIAIAGFGVGMLAFDTGQVPLVSIVLALSFGLYGLVKKNVRLSSDVAMLVESSLVLPFVIIYLVAFSKESMIDYTLLENVLLVISGVVTAIPLLLFAEAVKRAPLNIIGFIQYINPTIQLIIAVLIFKETIAVGQLKGFIFIWIAIAVFILGQVIVMRKNK from the coding sequence TTGAAAAAGACTAATTTAGGTTTTCTACTTGGTTTAGTAACATACATTTTGTGGGGCTTTTTGTCCCTTTATTGGAAATTACTTTCAGGTGTTAGTTCATATAACACCTTTTCTTATCGTATCATTTTCACAGTTATTACCATGTTGCTTTACATGCTAGTATCCAGAAATCACAAGCGGTATCAGAGTGAGATTGGTAGTTTGATAGCTGATAAGAAGAAGTTATTTATGATGATTTTGGCGAGCTTTTTGATTGCTATTAACTGGCTGACTTACATCTTTGCAGTGGCACATGGTCAAGCAACTCAGGCGAGTTTTGGTTATTATATTATGCCGCTTGTTTCCATTTTACTTGCTGTGATTTTCTTGCACGAAAGTTTAAGTTCATGGATGCTTTCAGCAATTGCTATTGCAGGATTTGGAGTTGGAATGCTTGCTTTTGACACAGGTCAAGTACCACTAGTTTCGATTGTTTTAGCCTTATCTTTTGGCTTATATGGCTTGGTTAAGAAAAATGTTCGACTCTCCAGTGATGTTGCTATGCTGGTTGAAAGTAGTCTGGTTTTGCCTTTTGTCATCATTTATTTGGTAGCTTTTAGTAAGGAAAGTATGATTGATTATACTTTACTGGAAAATGTTTTGTTGGTAATTTCTGGTGTGGTGACAGCAATTCCTTTGCTTTTATTTGCAGAGGCAGTTAAGCGAGCACCTTTAAATATTATTGGGTTTATCCAATACATTAACCCGACGATTCAGTTGATTATTGCGGTTCTTATTTTTAAAGAAACAATAGCTGTAGGACAATTAAAAGGATTTATCTTTATCTGGATTGCCATTGCTGTCTTTATTTTAGGACAAGTTATTGTGATGCGTAAAAATAAGTAG
- the pabB gene encoding aminodeoxychorismate synthase component I, protein MHKKTVVDFKELGQRLIFENPLIELSAKSAKDVKTILQEVENYQMQGYYVIGYVSYEAAQAFDEKFSVKTRPLSGEYLAYFTVHQEVKKEPFPCQSQKNIQLPKSWQSNTTKGEYEKAIARIKEEIRQGNTYQVNYTLQLSSLLEEDAFTLYNHLVIAQEAAYNCYIEHDDFAILSVSPELFFKKKGNRLITRPMKGTITRGYSTKEDLENKIWLANDSKNRAENMMIVDLLRNDMGRISEIGSVKVTKLCEVEQYSTVWQMTSTIESQLQSDKSLLDIFSALFPCGSITGAPKIATMAIINQLEKQPRGVYCGTIGICLPNGDAIFNVGIRTIQKLGNQAIYGAGGGITWGSACDDEYKEACDKSAVLYRNQPDFDLLTTARVSHKQVVDLDEHIKRLKESARYFAYPFSKEDFLAKLSKQLEELDDADYRLRILVKQTGAIQFQLAELRDLPENYLKAELVHRSESIDSPFTYFKTTYRPHLQSLSGESIFISNKGYLQETTIGNLILEIDGKWYTPPVDVGILDGICRQKLIKEGRVFEAYLTKDDLKKASHIYACNSVRGVYEITLNK, encoded by the coding sequence ATGCACAAAAAAACTGTTGTTGATTTTAAGGAATTAGGGCAACGTTTGATTTTTGAAAATCCCTTGATTGAGCTTTCTGCTAAGTCAGCAAAGGATGTTAAAACCATTTTGCAAGAGGTAGAGAATTACCAAATGCAAGGATATTATGTCATTGGTTATGTGAGTTATGAAGCTGCCCAAGCCTTTGATGAGAAATTTTCAGTTAAGACTCGTCCGCTCTCAGGTGAGTATTTGGCTTATTTTACGGTTCATCAAGAAGTTAAAAAAGAGCCTTTCCCGTGTCAATCTCAAAAAAATATTCAATTGCCAAAATCATGGCAATCAAATACGACTAAAGGTGAGTATGAGAAAGCTATCGCTAGGATTAAAGAGGAAATCAGGCAAGGAAATACCTACCAAGTTAACTACACTTTGCAGTTATCTAGTCTGCTTGAGGAAGATGCTTTTACTTTATATAATCACTTAGTCATTGCTCAAGAAGCAGCTTACAATTGCTATATCGAACATGATGATTTTGCTATTTTGTCTGTTAGTCCAGAGCTGTTTTTTAAGAAAAAAGGAAATCGTTTGATAACGCGTCCGATGAAGGGAACGATTACTCGCGGTTACAGCACTAAAGAAGATTTGGAAAATAAAATCTGGCTGGCAAATGATAGTAAAAATCGTGCTGAAAACATGATGATTGTTGATTTGCTACGTAATGATATGGGACGCATTTCAGAAATCGGTAGCGTTAAGGTAACAAAACTTTGTGAGGTTGAACAATACTCAACGGTTTGGCAAATGACCTCAACCATTGAAAGTCAGTTGCAATCAGATAAAAGTCTTTTAGATATTTTTTCTGCCCTTTTTCCCTGTGGGTCAATTACTGGAGCTCCAAAGATTGCGACAATGGCGATTATCAATCAGCTAGAAAAGCAACCTCGAGGCGTTTATTGTGGGACGATTGGGATTTGTCTGCCGAATGGAGATGCTATCTTTAATGTCGGTATCCGTACCATTCAAAAACTAGGTAATCAGGCTATTTATGGTGCTGGTGGCGGCATTACTTGGGGGAGTGCCTGTGATGATGAGTATAAAGAGGCTTGCGATAAGTCGGCGGTTTTATATCGCAATCAACCTGACTTTGACTTGCTTACAACCGCTAGGGTATCTCATAAGCAAGTGGTGGATTTAGACGAACACATCAAGCGTTTAAAAGAGTCGGCAAGGTATTTTGCTTACCCGTTCTCAAAAGAAGATTTTTTAGCAAAGTTGTCTAAGCAGCTTGAGGAGTTAGATGATGCTGACTATCGTTTGCGAATTTTAGTGAAGCAAACTGGTGCTATTCAGTTCCAGCTAGCAGAACTTAGAGACCTGCCAGAAAATTATCTGAAAGCTGAGCTGGTTCATCGCAGTGAGTCAATTGACAGTCCATTTACTTATTTTAAGACGACCTATCGTCCGCATTTACAAAGTTTATCTGGTGAGTCTATCTTTATTTCTAATAAGGGTTATCTGCAGGAAACGACTATTGGTAATCTCATTTTAGAAATCGATGGAAAATGGTATACGCCCCCAGTTGACGTAGGAATTTTAGACGGCATTTGCAGGCAAAAATTAATTAAGGAAGGTCGCGTGTTTGAAGCATATTTGACAAAAGATGACTTAAAGAAAGCTAGTCACATTTATGCTTGTAATAGTGTTCGTGGCGTTTATGAAATCACTTTGAATAAATAG
- the folE gene encoding GTP cyclohydrolase I FolE — protein sequence MANQEKLEAAVYQLLEALGEDPKREGLLDTPKRVAKMYQEMFSGLNEDPKDQFTAVFTENHDEVVLVKDIPFYSMCEHHLVPFYGKAHVAYLPSDGRVTGLSKLARAVEVASKRPQLQERLTDQVATALEEALHPKGIFVMIEAEHMCMTMRGIKKPGSKTVTTVAKGIFKEDREERKEILSLILGK from the coding sequence ATGGCAAATCAAGAAAAACTCGAAGCAGCAGTTTACCAACTCTTAGAAGCTCTAGGAGAAGATCCAAAACGTGAGGGCTTACTAGATACGCCTAAGCGTGTTGCAAAAATGTATCAAGAGATGTTTTCAGGCTTGAATGAAGATCCTAAAGATCAATTTACAGCTGTGTTTACCGAAAATCATGATGAGGTTGTTCTCGTTAAAGATATTCCGTTTTACTCAATGTGTGAGCACCACTTGGTTCCTTTTTATGGAAAAGCTCATGTTGCTTATTTGCCAAGCGATGGTCGCGTAACAGGTCTTAGTAAATTAGCGCGTGCTGTTGAAGTAGCAAGTAAACGTCCGCAGTTGCAAGAACGTTTGACTGACCAAGTGGCTACAGCATTGGAAGAAGCTCTTCATCCAAAAGGCATTTTTGTCATGATTGAAGCAGAGCACATGTGCATGACAATGCGTGGCATTAAAAAACCTGGAAGTAAAACGGTGACAACTGTCGCTAAAGGGATTTTTAAAGAAGACCGCGAAGAACGTAAGGAAATCCTATCTTTGATTTTAGGAAAATAA